The proteins below come from a single Marinobacter bohaiensis genomic window:
- the pabB gene encoding aminodeoxychorismate synthase component I — MTHLSTQPGFCFLPRPDGSAFLSAWPESQWFLPRATEDWEAVCQALRQAERDLTANLDPSRDDTGEVFSGGLIGCLHYEAGRHTVPGFQATRHGASTGDAGWVGLFTWALELPAQDGEPALLRRLPCCSAETTERLNAIVNGPPPQAPGSHAFRMTSTFQPVQTRPAVMASVRRILDYIQAGDCYQVNLSQQFEGRYEGAPFAAFESLREAIPVPHAGYVDAGPWQVLSISPERYLRIDGARVESKPIKGTRARGDDPAEDTRLREELVNSLKDRAENLMIVDLIRNDLSHFCRPYSVRVPQLFDVESYRNVHQLVSTVTGELKDDVLRIDALLSAFPGGSITGAPKRRAMEIIDELEPHERGPYCGSVFALSAGGVLESNIAIRTLMTDAGGRIRCWGGGGIVADSDPGAEYAESVTKVQRLMKTLDSL, encoded by the coding sequence GTGACTCATCTTTCCACCCAACCCGGCTTCTGCTTCCTCCCCCGCCCCGATGGCTCCGCGTTCCTGTCCGCCTGGCCGGAAAGTCAATGGTTCCTGCCACGGGCCACGGAAGACTGGGAAGCGGTATGCCAGGCCTTGCGCCAAGCCGAGCGCGACCTTACGGCCAACCTGGATCCTTCACGCGACGACACTGGTGAGGTTTTCTCCGGCGGTCTGATCGGCTGCCTCCATTACGAAGCCGGCCGCCACACCGTGCCCGGCTTTCAGGCCACGCGCCACGGTGCATCGACGGGTGATGCCGGCTGGGTCGGCCTGTTCACCTGGGCCCTGGAACTGCCGGCGCAGGACGGCGAACCGGCGCTGCTGAGAAGACTGCCCTGCTGCTCGGCGGAAACCACCGAGCGCCTGAACGCCATCGTCAATGGCCCGCCCCCACAGGCGCCCGGCAGCCACGCCTTCCGGATGACATCGACTTTCCAGCCTGTCCAGACCCGCCCGGCGGTCATGGCCAGCGTCCGCCGCATCCTGGACTACATCCAGGCGGGCGACTGTTACCAGGTGAACCTGTCCCAGCAGTTCGAAGGGCGATACGAGGGCGCGCCCTTCGCCGCTTTCGAGTCGCTGCGCGAGGCCATTCCGGTCCCCCATGCCGGCTATGTCGATGCCGGTCCCTGGCAGGTGCTGAGTATCTCGCCGGAACGCTATCTGCGCATCGACGGCGCGCGGGTGGAAAGCAAACCGATCAAGGGCACCCGGGCGCGGGGCGATGATCCCGCAGAAGATACCCGTCTGCGCGAGGAGCTGGTCAACAGCCTCAAGGACCGGGCGGAAAACCTGATGATCGTCGACCTGATCCGCAACGACCTGTCCCACTTCTGCCGTCCCTATTCCGTGCGCGTGCCGCAGCTGTTCGACGTGGAGAGCTACCGCAACGTGCATCAACTGGTGAGCACCGTGACCGGGGAGCTGAAGGACGATGTCCTGAGGATCGACGCCCTGCTGTCGGCGTTTCCGGGCGGCTCGATCACCGGGGCGCCCAAGCGTCGCGCCATGGAGATCATCGATGAACTCGAGCCCCATGAGCGGGGTCCATACTGCGGCAGCGTTTTTGCCCTGTCGGCGGGGGGCGTGCTGGAGTCGAATATCGCCATCCGTACACTGATGACCGATGCCGGGGGGCGCATTCGCTGTTGGGGAGGTGGCGGCATCGTGGCCGATTCCGACCCGGGCGCCGAATACGCGGAGTCGGTGACCAAGGTCCAGCGCCTGATGAAGACGCTGGACTCGTTATAA
- a CDS encoding DUF6160 family protein gives MKGLKKLALATAVAAAPFAAQAELKALDDGAMGNVTGQAGVTIELETKVDVGAFTYTDEGTFAVNGVHIGGGAITTDANGNVNGVDGLLDDLKIDIDVEADGDAFIHVGSVSGDPIDFAIGIESASLNAAASDADQNSTLLASNIGITGLLAQLDLRVDTATDTLITDVAFNITDMDMDVDFLGVGIRDLTVTGANTFGATYADSPGTSTSPLAGTFAVAQMTVGKATGVAGAASGEALEIGIPEFVADISIGETLIGGTNIGTIAMDNLAVTQTNMKVYGH, from the coding sequence ATGAAAGGCCTGAAGAAACTCGCACTGGCAACCGCCGTTGCCGCCGCGCCGTTCGCCGCCCAGGCGGAGCTGAAAGCCCTGGACGACGGCGCCATGGGCAACGTCACCGGTCAGGCCGGTGTGACCATCGAGCTGGAAACCAAGGTCGATGTGGGCGCCTTCACCTACACGGATGAAGGGACCTTCGCGGTCAACGGCGTACACATCGGTGGCGGTGCCATCACCACCGACGCCAACGGCAACGTCAATGGCGTCGACGGTCTCCTTGATGACCTGAAGATCGACATCGACGTGGAAGCCGACGGCGACGCCTTTATTCATGTGGGCAGCGTCAGCGGCGATCCGATCGACTTCGCCATCGGCATCGAGTCAGCGTCACTGAACGCGGCGGCCTCCGACGCGGACCAGAACAGCACGCTGCTGGCCTCCAACATTGGCATCACCGGTCTGCTGGCACAGCTCGACCTGCGCGTCGACACGGCCACCGACACGCTGATTACCGACGTGGCGTTCAACATCACCGACATGGATATGGATGTTGACTTCCTGGGTGTGGGCATCCGTGACCTGACGGTCACTGGCGCCAACACCTTCGGTGCGACCTACGCTGACTCTCCGGGCACATCGACCAGTCCGCTGGCCGGCACCTTCGCGGTGGCCCAGATGACTGTCGGCAAGGCCACCGGCGTGGCTGGAGCGGCCAGTGGCGAGGCGCTGGAAATCGGCATTCCCGAGTTTGTGGCCGATATCAGCATCGGCGAGACCCTGATCGGTGGCACCAACATCGGGACCATCGCGATGGACAACCTGGCGGTCACCCAGACCAACATGAAGGTTTACGGTCACTGA
- a CDS encoding DUF58 domain-containing protein, whose product MIIGRFRQRWRRWIDRRIPRSDDQQFTQKNIFILPSGAGVVFGILLVVMLLTGINYQNSLIYLLTFILGALFVAAMHQTHSNLSGLHLALVEAGEGFPGEPIAFRLRATAKQAAFAIRLAPEQHDAHTIHVDAGAISEVELATTGLRRGPVQMADIRVDTRFPFGLLTAWSWMRPQGQGVVYPKPVMPPYEPGGDAGGETSRRDNQTTDMVDANIRPWRQGDLSQRVLWKRYARTGEMVIAEWEGEHRDPQWLDYDQFPGADRELRLSYLAALVESRSHDRQPFGLVLPGQTIEPDSGPLHRQRCLRTLGRFGFDTAPEGASAA is encoded by the coding sequence ATGATCATCGGCAGATTCAGGCAACGCTGGCGGCGCTGGATCGACCGCCGCATTCCCCGCTCTGACGATCAGCAGTTCACCCAGAAGAACATCTTTATCCTGCCTTCGGGTGCCGGGGTGGTGTTCGGTATCCTGCTGGTGGTGATGCTGCTGACCGGTATCAACTATCAAAACAGCCTGATCTACCTGCTGACGTTCATTCTCGGCGCGCTGTTTGTCGCCGCCATGCATCAGACCCACAGCAACCTGTCCGGACTGCATCTCGCCCTGGTTGAGGCGGGGGAAGGATTTCCCGGCGAGCCTATCGCGTTTCGCTTGCGCGCGACGGCAAAGCAGGCGGCGTTCGCCATTCGCCTGGCACCGGAACAGCACGACGCGCACACCATCCATGTGGATGCCGGCGCCATCAGCGAGGTCGAACTGGCGACCACCGGTCTGCGCCGCGGACCGGTGCAAATGGCCGATATCCGGGTGGATACCCGTTTCCCCTTCGGTCTGCTGACGGCCTGGTCCTGGATGCGGCCGCAGGGGCAGGGGGTGGTCTATCCCAAGCCGGTCATGCCCCCTTACGAGCCCGGCGGTGATGCCGGCGGTGAGACATCCCGCCGCGATAACCAGACGACAGACATGGTCGACGCCAACATCCGCCCCTGGCGACAGGGCGATCTGAGCCAGCGGGTCCTCTGGAAGCGCTACGCTCGCACGGGTGAAATGGTCATTGCCGAGTGGGAGGGGGAGCACCGGGACCCGCAATGGCTGGACTACGACCAGTTTCCGGGCGCCGACCGCGAGCTGCGACTCAGCTACCTGGCGGCACTGGTGGAGTCCCGTTCCCATGATCGCCAGCCCTTTGGGCTGGTGCTTCCGGGACAGACCATTGAGCCGGACAGCGGACCGCTGCACCGCCAACGTTGCCTGCGCACGTTGGGGCGATTCGGATTCGACACCGCGCCGGAGGGGGCGAGCGCCGCATGA
- a CDS encoding transglutaminase family protein — MNETATTTLPARALIWLLGAFVVLLAPQWDRLPIWLTAACLVLAGWRWLAQQGRVALPGKLWGTVVMLGLIGVYVATVQGRFTVETAASFFVLAVGLKWLETRTARDYYVLFFILCYLAAVNFLFQQGILWTLLNLAGILILLVGLQVLNAPEAPNAPVAGWKRLGGLLLKTLPVVVILFIFFPRMSPLWSVPLVSNQARTGISDTMEPGSISDLAQSSERAFRVTFADGLPPHRERYWRGLILDHFVDGRWEPWQVQPRRRAGRVLSDGGVGPLQSGQYDVLMEPTYQRWAFALDDSRAVSTNIEPTADGLFRFRRPADTSIRYRLALDPEDGGELIQALSRRDEQRYLHLPAAGNPRARELAAQLRADYADDSALIQAILQRFRNQAYFYTLRPPEMPDDSVDSLLFAAKRGFCAHYASATAFLLRSAGIPARIVVGYQGGSPGADGDYLIVRQYDAHAWVEAWTPSRGWFRVDPTAAISPQRIESGLREAVAEEGSFLENEWTSPQRYGDIALVQWVSLRLDLLNYEWQRWVVGYQGQTQMNLMSRLPGNLSLKDLGYLTAGLVGTIVLAAALWSLWRQRRPGVYRPEARLMAQWLRQLRRHGVEADRSSTPMALAQAAAARHPDGARQHLAFARALNNHYYGPAPLTRADRRRLRNLLRQLRRRT, encoded by the coding sequence ATGAACGAGACCGCCACAACGACACTGCCGGCGCGCGCGCTGATCTGGCTGCTGGGCGCCTTCGTGGTCCTGCTGGCACCCCAGTGGGACCGGCTGCCGATCTGGCTGACGGCCGCCTGCCTGGTGCTGGCCGGTTGGCGCTGGCTGGCCCAGCAGGGGCGTGTGGCGCTGCCGGGGAAACTCTGGGGGACGGTGGTCATGCTGGGGTTGATCGGCGTCTACGTGGCGACGGTGCAGGGGCGCTTTACGGTCGAAACCGCCGCCTCGTTCTTCGTGCTTGCCGTCGGGCTGAAGTGGCTGGAAACGCGCACCGCGCGGGACTATTACGTGCTGTTCTTCATCCTGTGCTACCTGGCGGCGGTCAATTTCCTGTTCCAGCAGGGCATTCTGTGGACCCTGCTCAATCTCGCCGGCATCCTCATCCTGCTGGTTGGTCTGCAGGTGCTGAACGCGCCGGAGGCTCCCAATGCACCGGTAGCCGGATGGAAGCGCCTGGGCGGTTTGCTGCTTAAAACCCTGCCAGTGGTCGTGATCCTGTTCATCTTCTTTCCCCGGATGTCGCCCCTTTGGAGCGTGCCGCTGGTTTCGAATCAGGCGCGCACCGGCATTTCCGACACCATGGAGCCGGGTTCCATATCGGACCTGGCCCAGAGCAGCGAGCGGGCTTTCCGGGTGACGTTTGCCGATGGCCTGCCGCCGCACCGGGAGCGTTACTGGCGCGGCCTGATCCTGGACCACTTCGTCGACGGGCGCTGGGAGCCCTGGCAGGTGCAGCCGCGTCGGCGGGCGGGGCGGGTCCTGTCCGATGGCGGTGTCGGACCGCTTCAGTCCGGTCAGTACGATGTGCTGATGGAGCCCACCTACCAGCGCTGGGCCTTTGCATTGGACGACTCCCGGGCGGTGTCGACCAACATCGAGCCCACGGCTGACGGCCTGTTCCGGTTCCGTCGTCCGGCGGACACCAGTATCCGCTATCGTCTGGCCCTGGATCCCGAAGATGGTGGCGAGCTGATCCAGGCCCTCTCGCGTCGCGACGAGCAGCGTTACCTGCACCTGCCGGCCGCCGGCAATCCGAGGGCCCGCGAGCTGGCTGCGCAATTGCGAGCCGACTACGCGGACGACAGCGCGCTGATCCAGGCGATTCTCCAGCGTTTCCGGAATCAGGCTTATTTCTACACCCTGCGACCGCCGGAAATGCCGGACGATAGCGTCGATAGCCTGCTGTTTGCTGCCAAGCGAGGATTCTGCGCCCATTACGCCAGCGCCACGGCCTTCCTGTTGCGGTCAGCCGGCATTCCGGCGCGGATCGTCGTGGGATACCAGGGCGGCAGTCCGGGTGCGGACGGTGACTATCTGATCGTCCGCCAGTACGACGCCCACGCCTGGGTCGAGGCCTGGACGCCGTCGCGGGGCTGGTTTCGGGTCGATCCCACGGCCGCCATATCTCCCCAGCGCATAGAATCCGGGCTGCGGGAGGCGGTCGCCGAGGAAGGTTCGTTCCTGGAAAACGAGTGGACCAGCCCGCAACGCTACGGTGATATTGCGCTGGTGCAGTGGGTGTCATTGCGCCTGGATTTGCTCAACTACGAGTGGCAGCGCTGGGTGGTGGGCTACCAGGGCCAGACCCAGATGAACCTGATGTCGCGTCTGCCCGGCAACCTGTCGTTGAAAGACCTGGGCTACCTGACGGCGGGCCTGGTGGGAACGATTGTGCTGGCGGCGGCACTGTGGAGTCTCTGGCGCCAGCGCCGGCCCGGAGTTTATCGGCCGGAAGCTCGCCTGATGGCGCAATGGCTGCGGCAACTGCGCCGACACGGCGTCGAGGCGGATCGGTCATCGACCCCCATGGCGCTGGCGCAGGCCGCGGCGGCCAGGCATCCGGATGGCGCCCGACAGCACCTGGCTTTTGCCCGCGCCCTCAACAATCACTATTATGGCCCGGCGCCGCTGACCAGGGCGGATCGGCGCCGGCTGCGGAACCTGCTTCGGCAGCTGCGTCGCAGGACTTGA
- the holB gene encoding DNA polymerase III subunit delta', producing the protein MITDIDSLPWLSDSWHRLVQRWQEGRLPHAILLEGRNGIGKDVFAQELARRLVCEGSGEAAKPCGHCKQCELVAAGSHPDIRTYRPEDSKVIKVDQVRALGDFAVASPQVARNKVIILDSADQLNINSANALLKTLEEPNPDVTLILLQQAGKPLLPTIRSRCQSTLLGGPSMDDAAEWLVRSVAGDEAVEADERAMERALQLSGGAPLLARRYLDEGYVAAVDQCLADFRQFLKLKLAPEDAAKPFVKLGLENSLDLMAGWAADLARISVGGAATDAAMADVLGFLAQQNPPHRAHDILAQLTESRAGLSYNLNPELEIERLLLQWLALMPRKRRRAG; encoded by the coding sequence GTGATCACGGATATCGACAGTCTGCCGTGGCTGAGTGACAGTTGGCACCGGTTGGTGCAGCGGTGGCAGGAAGGGCGCCTGCCTCACGCCATCCTGCTGGAGGGTCGCAACGGCATTGGCAAGGACGTTTTCGCCCAGGAGCTGGCTCGGCGCCTGGTCTGCGAAGGCAGTGGTGAAGCCGCCAAGCCCTGTGGCCACTGCAAACAGTGCGAGCTGGTGGCGGCGGGCTCGCATCCGGATATCCGCACCTACCGGCCCGAGGACTCCAAGGTGATCAAGGTGGATCAGGTGCGCGCGTTGGGCGATTTCGCCGTGGCGTCGCCCCAGGTGGCGCGCAACAAGGTGATCATTCTCGACAGCGCTGACCAGTTGAACATCAACTCCGCCAATGCGCTGCTCAAGACCCTGGAAGAGCCCAATCCCGATGTGACCCTGATCCTGCTACAGCAGGCTGGAAAACCGCTGCTACCGACCATTCGCTCGCGCTGCCAGTCGACGTTGCTCGGTGGCCCGTCGATGGATGACGCCGCCGAGTGGTTGGTGCGCTCAGTCGCCGGGGATGAGGCCGTGGAAGCCGACGAGCGAGCCATGGAGCGGGCGCTGCAACTTTCCGGCGGAGCACCGCTGCTGGCGCGCCGCTACCTGGATGAGGGCTATGTGGCCGCGGTGGACCAGTGCCTGGCCGATTTTCGCCAGTTTCTCAAGCTCAAATTGGCTCCCGAAGACGCGGCCAAGCCGTTTGTAAAACTGGGTCTGGAAAACAGCCTGGACCTGATGGCCGGGTGGGCGGCCGATCTGGCGCGGATCAGCGTGGGCGGCGCGGCGACGGATGCGGCGATGGCGGACGTACTGGGCTTCCTGGCGCAACAGAATCCACCCCACCGGGCGCACGATATCCTGGCGCAACTGACCGAGAGCCGTGCCGGGCTGAGTTACAACCTCAACCCGGAACTGGAGATCGAGCGGCTGTTGCTGCAGTGGCTCGCGCTGATGCCCCGGAAACGTCGACGCGCCGGCTGA
- a CDS encoding PilZ domain-containing protein: protein MGPGFGARSGILTLTIKDKAVLYAAYMPYIKDGGLFIPTQKQYQLGDEVFLLLNLMDEPEKIPVAGKVVWITPKGAQGNRAAGIGVQFNGDDESAKNKIEAYLAGALGSDRPTHTM from the coding sequence ATGGGTCCAGGTTTTGGCGCGCGCAGCGGCATTCTGACATTGACGATCAAGGACAAGGCTGTGCTGTATGCCGCCTACATGCCCTATATCAAGGACGGCGGGTTATTCATTCCCACCCAGAAACAATACCAGCTGGGCGATGAAGTCTTCCTGCTGCTCAACCTGATGGACGAACCCGAGAAAATTCCCGTCGCCGGCAAGGTGGTCTGGATTACGCCCAAGGGGGCGCAGGGCAACCGCGCCGCGGGCATCGGCGTGCAGTTCAATGGCGACGACGAGAGCGCCAAGAACAAGATCGAGGCCTATCTGGCGGGTGCGCTGGGCTCTGATCGTCCGACCCACACCATGTAA
- a CDS encoding alpha/beta fold hydrolase codes for MNKPATVVPAREGQAANTPKETAWPLRHLTLAGLTWHGNVALPDSGIPILGLHGWLDNAATFTRVAPALGDIGPFYGIDLPGHGHSQHRSPGEHYSLLDYAADVVELIDHHFERPVAIVGHSLGGIIGTLVAASFPEKVDKLVMIDSLGPLSQAAGDSPGQLRKAIRKRLRGAGAAATYRTLEDAAKVRAGGLSPLSDEAAHLLVPRNLEEVDGGFRWRTDARLRFPSPGRLDEAQVHAFLQAIEAPTLLLRAESGLLGGREKWQQRSQLIRNLQDVTVPGSHHCHLDGDVAPVTDAIRAFLKS; via the coding sequence ATGAACAAGCCTGCTACCGTCGTGCCCGCCCGCGAGGGCCAGGCGGCGAATACTCCCAAGGAAACCGCCTGGCCATTGCGCCACCTGACACTGGCGGGGCTGACCTGGCACGGCAACGTCGCATTGCCGGACAGCGGAATCCCCATCCTTGGCCTGCATGGCTGGCTGGACAACGCCGCAACCTTCACCCGGGTGGCGCCAGCGCTTGGCGACATCGGCCCCTTTTACGGTATCGATCTGCCCGGCCACGGCCACTCCCAGCATCGCAGCCCCGGAGAACATTACAGTCTGCTGGACTATGCGGCGGATGTGGTGGAACTGATCGATCATCATTTCGAGCGTCCGGTGGCGATTGTCGGCCATTCCCTGGGCGGTATCATCGGTACGCTCGTGGCGGCCAGTTTCCCTGAAAAAGTCGACAAGCTGGTGATGATCGACAGTCTGGGCCCCCTGTCCCAGGCGGCCGGGGATTCTCCCGGCCAGCTCCGCAAGGCTATTCGCAAGCGCCTGCGCGGCGCCGGTGCGGCCGCGACCTACCGGACCCTGGAGGACGCCGCCAAGGTGCGGGCCGGCGGGTTGAGCCCGCTCAGCGATGAAGCCGCCCACCTGCTGGTCCCGCGCAATCTGGAAGAGGTCGATGGCGGTTTCCGCTGGCGTACGGACGCGCGACTGCGCTTTCCGTCACCCGGTCGCCTGGACGAGGCCCAGGTACACGCGTTCCTGCAAGCCATCGAGGCGCCGACGCTTTTACTCCGGGCCGAGTCCGGACTGCTGGGCGGTCGTGAAAAGTGGCAGCAGCGGTCGCAGCTGATCCGGAATCTTCAGGACGTCACCGTTCCGGGCTCACACCACTGCCACCTGGATGGCGATGTGGCTCCGGTGACCGACGCAATCAGGGCGTTTCTCAAGTCATGA
- a CDS encoding DUF4892 domain-containing protein encodes MSCRGLVFRIAIALLGMVASGLALAERLPPFPMATVESDVSIEAPNHHVLLSPVREVNDEIRAERQLRLDVEGSGRLLQIDPDSSLDRVSEFYREVLAREEGRTLFTCSGRDCGRSNVWANRVFRQATLYGRDEDQGYAAYSYRDDDGTLRLVLLYSITRGNKRDYVWLEELAVQESADAVSLSPEAGRILGPLQVPWSGNITYRFDWDPDTRQKLVGWAEAPGSTVMITSHVVLGGDETVGDALDRSSRVADAMQALLEKIGIPREQQFLINAGPAQSAIQTGRGGGNRIEIVVIKEASATGG; translated from the coding sequence ATGAGTTGTCGCGGGCTGGTTTTCCGGATTGCCATTGCGCTGCTTGGCATGGTTGCGAGTGGTCTGGCCTTGGCCGAGCGTTTGCCGCCGTTCCCGATGGCGACGGTGGAGTCGGACGTGTCCATCGAGGCGCCCAACCACCACGTGCTGCTCAGCCCGGTGCGGGAAGTGAATGACGAAATCCGCGCGGAGCGTCAGTTGCGTCTGGATGTCGAGGGCAGCGGGCGATTGTTGCAGATCGATCCGGACTCATCACTGGACCGGGTGAGCGAGTTTTATCGCGAAGTGTTGGCCCGCGAGGAAGGGCGGACGCTGTTTACCTGCTCCGGGCGCGATTGCGGACGCAGTAACGTCTGGGCCAACCGGGTTTTTCGCCAGGCGACGCTCTACGGTCGCGACGAGGATCAGGGGTACGCGGCGTATTCCTATCGTGATGACGATGGGACCCTCAGGCTGGTGCTGCTCTACAGCATTACCCGCGGTAACAAGCGGGACTATGTATGGCTGGAGGAGCTGGCGGTGCAGGAGAGCGCTGACGCGGTCTCCCTGTCGCCGGAGGCCGGGCGTATCCTCGGCCCGCTCCAGGTGCCCTGGAGCGGCAACATCACCTATCGATTCGACTGGGATCCGGACACCCGCCAGAAACTGGTGGGCTGGGCCGAGGCCCCGGGCTCGACCGTGATGATCACGAGTCATGTGGTTCTGGGCGGCGATGAAACGGTGGGCGATGCGCTCGATCGCTCATCCCGGGTGGCCGATGCCATGCAGGCGCTGCTGGAAAAAATCGGCATTCCCCGCGAGCAGCAGTTCCTGATCAATGCCGGGCCGGCCCAGTCGGCCATCCAGACCGGCCGTGGCGGCGGCAACCGGATCGAGATCGTTGTTATCAAGGAAGCGTCCGCCACAGGAGGTTGA
- a CDS encoding patatin-like phospholipase family protein, whose amino-acid sequence MTEREDTSLRQSVENADAEPRRRTCALVLGSGGARGYAHIGAVEVLEERGYDIVAIAGCSMGSLIGGVYAAGKMQDYKDWVTGLKQLDVLRLLDVSLSPAGAIRGEKVFSVVRDIIGDTLIEDLPMAYTAVATDLLAHKEIWFQEGSLHQAIRASIAIPGVVTPVVFNGRVLVDGGLLNPLPIIPTIAAHADYIFAVNLAGEDRSSYRLPKSVYMDDPESDLEVWLDRMRTKAGRWFDWDLLRSLGPKGATDPEPIAEAKEDLEEEAEGVQAGEDGHGTIAWDKLGIGKFDIMNMTIETMQNALIQYKIAGYPPDMLVNVPKASCRTYDYHKAPEMIQIGRERMESALDRFENDQNTSGIMAP is encoded by the coding sequence ATGACCGAGCGGGAAGACACAAGCCTGCGTCAGTCCGTCGAGAACGCCGACGCCGAGCCACGCCGCCGGACCTGCGCCCTGGTGCTGGGCAGCGGTGGCGCCCGGGGTTACGCCCACATCGGCGCGGTGGAGGTGCTGGAGGAGCGCGGTTACGACATCGTAGCCATTGCCGGCTGCTCGATGGGCTCGCTGATCGGCGGCGTGTACGCCGCCGGCAAGATGCAGGATTACAAGGACTGGGTGACGGGGCTGAAGCAGCTCGATGTGCTGCGGCTGCTGGACGTTTCCCTGTCGCCGGCCGGCGCGATTCGGGGCGAGAAGGTGTTTTCCGTCGTCCGGGACATCATCGGCGATACCCTGATCGAGGATCTGCCGATGGCCTACACGGCCGTGGCGACCGACCTTCTGGCCCACAAGGAGATCTGGTTCCAGGAGGGCTCGCTGCACCAGGCCATCCGGGCATCGATCGCCATTCCCGGCGTGGTGACGCCGGTGGTGTTCAATGGGCGCGTGCTGGTGGACGGCGGGTTGCTCAATCCGCTTCCCATCATCCCCACCATCGCGGCCCATGCGGACTATATCTTTGCCGTCAACCTCGCCGGCGAAGACCGCAGCAGCTACCGCCTGCCCAAGAGTGTCTACATGGACGACCCGGAAAGCGACCTGGAAGTCTGGCTGGACCGCATGCGGACCAAGGCTGGCCGCTGGTTCGACTGGGACCTGCTGCGCTCGCTGGGCCCGAAGGGTGCGACGGATCCCGAGCCAATAGCCGAGGCGAAGGAAGATCTGGAGGAGGAGGCCGAAGGCGTGCAGGCCGGCGAGGACGGTCATGGCACCATTGCCTGGGACAAGCTGGGCATCGGCAAGTTCGACATCATGAACATGACCATCGAAACCATGCAGAACGCCTTGATCCAGTACAAGATCGCCGGATATCCGCCGGACATGCTGGTGAACGTGCCCAAGGCGTCCTGCCGTACTTACGACTATCACAAGGCGCCGGAGATGATCCAGATCGGCCGCGAGCGTATGGAATCGGCGCTGGACCGTTTCGAAAACGACCAAAATACCTCTGGCATCATGGCGCCCTGA
- the prmB gene encoding 50S ribosomal protein L3 N(5)-glutamine methyltransferase, giving the protein MPVEPVDELLTVRDLLRYVTSQFAQSDIYYGHGTDNAWDEAVHLVLRSVGLPLENNTVFLDARLTRDERLLILDRMQQRIEERVPVAYLLGEAWFMGLPFQVDARVLVPRSPIGELIQAGFQPWLGDKPVHRILDLCAGSGCIGIAAATVFEDAEVDLADISDDALDVAHGNIAMHGLGHRVRALKSDVLDQVEGRYDLILSNPPYVDAEDMADMPDEFHYEPRLGLEAGDDGLDIAYRILEKARDHLTDNGLLVVEVGNSWVALQEARPDIPFTWIEFEHGGDGVFVLSREDLPSA; this is encoded by the coding sequence GTGCCTGTCGAACCCGTCGATGAATTACTGACCGTCCGTGACCTGCTGCGTTACGTCACAAGCCAATTCGCCCAGTCCGATATCTACTACGGCCATGGTACGGATAACGCCTGGGATGAAGCCGTCCATCTGGTGTTGCGCAGTGTGGGCCTGCCCCTGGAGAACAACACAGTGTTCCTGGACGCACGCCTGACCCGCGACGAACGGCTGCTCATTCTGGATCGCATGCAGCAGCGCATTGAGGAGCGGGTGCCCGTGGCTTACCTGCTGGGCGAAGCCTGGTTCATGGGGCTACCGTTTCAGGTGGACGCGCGGGTGCTGGTGCCTCGTTCGCCGATTGGCGAGCTGATCCAGGCCGGCTTCCAGCCCTGGCTGGGGGACAAGCCGGTCCACCGGATCCTCGACCTGTGCGCCGGCAGTGGCTGCATTGGTATCGCGGCGGCGACCGTGTTCGAGGACGCCGAAGTCGACCTGGCGGACATTTCCGACGACGCTCTGGATGTGGCCCACGGCAATATCGCCATGCACGGGCTGGGGCATCGGGTGAGAGCCCTCAAGTCCGACGTTCTCGACCAGGTGGAAGGGCGTTATGACCTGATCCTAAGCAATCCGCCCTACGTGGACGCTGAAGACATGGCCGACATGCCGGACGAGTTCCACTACGAACCGCGCCTGGGACTGGAGGCTGGTGACGATGGGCTTGATATCGCTTACCGCATTCTGGAGAAGGCCCGCGATCATCTGACCGACAACGGCCTGCTGGTGGTCGAGGTTGGCAACAGCTGGGTCGCATTGCAGGAGGCGCGGCCGGATATCCCGTTCACCTGGATTGAGTTCGAGCATGGCGGCGACGGCGTTTTCGTGCTGAGCCGTGAGGATCTGCCATCCGCCTGA